AACGGGACTTTGGTCTACGAGCGCTCCCAGAGTGGTGCCATGGGCAGCAACGGGAATAAACTACTGGTCGGTGCCCGGGGCAGCGCCTCTCCTCGGCATTTCTTTGGGGGTCAGATAGATGAATTGTTGATCTATTCTGAGGCCCTGAGCGGCGATAAAGTCAGCGCTATTTATACTAACCAATCGACCGGTAAAAATCACGATGGCAGTGACCGTTCGTGCCCGGTATGTGAATTTACAGCTATAGGTTCCTACTATCTGGATGAATGTGCCTGGAATGGCAGTTCCGGCGAGGTGGTAGATGCCAGCGGCAACGGTCATCATGGTACGGCGGTTAATGGGGTGACCACCGTCAATGATGGTAAAGTCTGCCGGGCGGGGGTATTTGCCGACAACGGCTACCTGGCTTTGCCGGGATTTCCTGATCTGACCAGTGATTTTACCATGACCGCCTGGATAAAAACCAGTGATCGTACTCGGCCGGGTCAGCGCATCTTTGCTGATGATGAAAGTAATAGCGGTGGTTATGCTTTGAGCCTCGGGGATGGCGGGGCAGGTCGACTGCGGTTTTACAGCCGGGATATTTCTCCAGTCAGCCTGGATACTCAGGCAGTGATCGACAATGATACCTGGTATTTTGTTGCCGGAGTGGCTGATATTACGAACCATGAACGTCATATTTATGTTTTTGCCGCTGACGGCACCCTCATCGACCATACTTCCGGTAGCTATTCCGGTACCTGGGGAACGGATGGCGGTACTGTCTCCATTGGCGGTGAAACCAATAATAGTTCCGAAACCGGCAATCGCTTTATCGGTTCGTTGGATGAAGTCCAGGTTTTTGCGGGCGCCATTGATGAATCCGGTTTAAAAATGATCCTGCACCAAACCCATGGCTGCAGCTGCATCGCTCCCCTGGCGGACTATCATTTTGATGAATGCTATTGGGATGGCAGTGTTGGTGAAGTGGTGGATGCCAGCGGCAACGGCTATGATGGCACGGCGGTAAATGGGGTGACCACGGTAGCTGAGGGCCAGATTTGCCGGGCGGGAGAATTTTCTTCCGGCAGTTCCCAGTACGTGGATCTGGGTAGTGGTTTCAGCCCCGGGAGCAGCAGTTGGAGTGTTTCCGTCTGGTTCAAGTGGGATGGCAGCAGCGGTGAAAATATTATTTACAACAAGGAGACCCTGTTTGAAGCCCGGGTTCAGGGGGGCTATTTCCAGTATGCCTGGGAGCCGCACTGGAGTTGGGATGGTGGCAGTTCTTTTCCGGTTACGACAGGAGAGTGGACCCACGCGGTAGTCACTTATGACGGCAGCAGCCAGCGGGTGTATAAGAATGGGGCGTTGGTGTACGAGCGAACCCAGGGTGGTTCCATCGGCAGCAACGGCAGCAAACTGCTGATTGGTGCTCGGGGCAGCAATAATCCTCACAATTTTTTCGGCGGTCAGATAGATGAGCTGTCGATATATGCCGAAGCCCTGACTGATGATCAGATCAGTGATCTTTATAACAATCAGCGGGACGGCAAGAATCATGATGGCAGTGCCAGGACATGTCCGGTATGCGAATTTACTGCTATAGGTTCCTATTATCTGGATGAATGTGCCTGGGATGGCAGCTCTGATGAAGTGGTGGATTCCAGTGGCAATGGTTATGATGGTACGGCGGTAAATGGAGTGACCACGGTAGCTGACGGCCAGGTTTGCCGGGCAGGGGAATTTGCCGACAACGGCTACCTGGCTTTGCCGGAATTTCCTGATTTAATCACAGACTTTACGATCACTGCCTGGATTAAAACCGGCGATCGTGCTGAACATGGTCAGCGGGTATTTGCCGATGATGAGCAGAATTCACATGGCTATGCCCTCAGTTTGGGTGATGGCGGTGCCGGGCTGCTGCGTTTCTACAGCCGTGGAATCAGCCCGGTTAGTCTCGATACCACGGTGGTGATTGCCGATGATACCTGGTATTTTGTTGCCGGGGTTGCTGACATAACTAATCAACTACGCCATATTTATGTTTTTGATGTGAGTGGATCGCTGGTGCACCATGTATCGGGTATTTTTACAGGTACCTGGGGGAGTGATAGTGGTACCGCCTCCATCGGCGGCGAAACCAATAACGGGGAAACCTGGAACCGTTTTATCGGTAACCTGGATGAAGTCCAGGTTTTTACTGGCGCCATTGATGAATCCGGCTTAAGGGTGGTTTTGCATCAAAGCCATGGCTGTAGCTGCATTGCCCCCCTGGCGGACTATCATTTTGACGAATGTTACTGGGATGGCAGTGCCAGTGAGGTTTTGGATGCCAGTGGCAACGCCCATGATGGGACGGCGAAAAACGGGGTGACCACAGTAGCTGCGGGCCAGGTATGTCGGTCGGGAGAATTTGATTCAGGCAGTTCCCAGTACGTGGATCTGGGCACTGGTTTCAGTCCCGGGAGCAGTAACTGGACAGTCTCCGTCTGGTTCAAGTGGGACGGCAGCGGTGGTGAAAATATTATCTACAATAAGGAGACTCTGTTTGAGGCTAGGGTGCAAAGTGGCCATTTTCAATACGCCTGGCAGCCGCACTGGTATTGGGATGGGGGCAGTTCTTTTCCAGTGACCGCAGGAGAGTGGACCCACGCGGTGGTGACCTATGACGGCAGTTCCCAGCGGGTGTATAAAAATGGGGTGTTGTTAGTCTATGAACGAGCTCAGAGCGGTGCCATGGGCAGCAACGGGAATAAACTACTGGTCGGTGCCCGGGGGAGTACGTCCCCCCGGAATTTCTTCGGCGGCCAGATAGATGAAGTGCTGATCTATTCCGAGGCCCTGAGCGGCACTCAGATCAGTGATCTTTATACCAATCAGCAGGCCGGTAAGAATCAGGATGGCAGCGATCGTATCTGTTCTTCCTGCAGCAGTGTCGACCATTTTATCATTACTGATGAAGATGATGATCAGCAGGCGTTGGCCTGCCGGGCGGAGCTGATTACTATCCAGGCGGTGGATGTAAACGACAATGTGATCTCCGGTTATACGGGTACGGTGAGTCTGACCGCCGACAACGGAGCGCTCTGGTACGATACCTTGAGCAGCCTGGTCAATGACGACCCACCGCAGGGTTCATGGACGGATAATGGCCATAGTTCGGCTGGCTACAGTTTTGTAGCTGTGGACAACGGCCAGATAAAACTCTGGCTGCGGGACAGCGATATCCCGGCGGGGCAGGACAGTGAGGTGGTGCGGATTGAGGTGGTTGATGGGTCGGCTACCGGGGCTTTGAACCTGACGTACAACAAAGATGGTTTTTTGCTGGTTTGGGACAATCCCGGCAATACTGTTCAGCTCTCTGGGAAACCATCCGACCAGGGTTGGAATGGACAAAATATTGTCCTTCAAGCCGTACAGGTCAACCCGACCACCGGGGCCTGTGAATCACTGCTCGACGGCAGTATTTCGGTGCAGGCGAAAATTACCTATCTTGATCCTCCAGCCGGCATTGAGCCGCTCAACCTTAACGGTACTGAAGTGGATGAAGACTGGACAGCGGTGTCCCTTGATTTTGACCAGGGTGAAGCGCCGTTGGTTTTACAGTATGACGATGCCGGACAGCTGCAGCTGGAAATCCGCTACGACAGCGATGGTGACGGGGTTTTTGATATGTCCTGCGTTAATAATCCTGTTATTATCTTTCGTCCCCTGGGATTTTATATTTTCACTACGACCGCTAACGGCCTGGCCGATAATGGTGCCGACAGTTCTGTTTTTGTCAAGGCCGGCACTTCCTTTAATCTCTCGGCCCAGGCGATTCTGTGGCAGCAAAGTGATGATACGGATAATGATGGTATTTCCGATGCCGCCGCCAACCTGGCGGACAATGGTGTGACCCCAAATTACCAGGCCGGCGGCAACCCGGTCAGCCACAGCCTGGTCGACCCGGTTGGCGGCAGCTACGGCAGTTTGGGGAGCACATCCATGAATCTGGTCAATGGTTTGGGAGCAGTTGACGACCAGACATTCAGCGAAGTGGGGATTATTGCTTTGACGGTGACCGATGCCGATTACCTGGGTAGCGGCGCTGCCATCACCGGCACCAGCAGCAACATCGGCCGTTTCATCCCCGATCATTTCGACGTGCAATCGTCCGGGGTTTCCCTGGCCCCGTTTTGCAATAACTTCACCTACCTGGGGCAAAACTTCGGCTACCAGGATGCCCCGCAGATTACCATTACCGCCCGGAACAGCAATAATGAAGAGACGCAGAACTATCGTGATGATTTTTTCAAACTGGCGACGACTCTGACTCCGGTCTATGGCAACAACGTCAGTGGGCGGTCGCTTAATGTAACTCCCGACGATATTTCCCTGGCGGCGGTGTCTTCCCAGACGATAACGGTGACTGATACCTTTTCCTATCTCCGGGAAGTTACCCCTCCTTTTGACGCTGATTTTGACCTGACGCTCGCGGTTGCTGACAGTGACGGCGTTTTTTACGGCAGCGACGGGAATTTTGTCATCTATACTATCGGCGGCATCCAATTGCGTTCCGGTCGATTACTGATTTATGATAATTATGGTCTTGAAACCGAGGACATTACCCACTCCCCCTTTAATACTCA
Above is a window of Pseudomonadota bacterium DNA encoding:
- a CDS encoding LamG domain-containing protein, which produces EPHWSWDGGSSFPVTTGEWTHAVVTYDGSSQRVYKNGTLVYERSQSGAMGSNGNKLLVGARGSASPRHFFGGQIDELLIYSEALSGDKVSAIYTNQSTGKNHDGSDRSCPVCEFTAIGSYYLDECAWNGSSGEVVDASGNGHHGTAVNGVTTVNDGKVCRAGVFADNGYLALPGFPDLTSDFTMTAWIKTSDRTRPGQRIFADDESNSGGYALSLGDGGAGRLRFYSRDISPVSLDTQAVIDNDTWYFVAGVADITNHERHIYVFAADGTLIDHTSGSYSGTWGTDGGTVSIGGETNNSSETGNRFIGSLDEVQVFAGAIDESGLKMILHQTHGCSCIAPLADYHFDECYWDGSVGEVVDASGNGYDGTAVNGVTTVAEGQICRAGEFSSGSSQYVDLGSGFSPGSSSWSVSVWFKWDGSSGENIIYNKETLFEARVQGGYFQYAWEPHWSWDGGSSFPVTTGEWTHAVVTYDGSSQRVYKNGALVYERTQGGSIGSNGSKLLIGARGSNNPHNFFGGQIDELSIYAEALTDDQISDLYNNQRDGKNHDGSARTCPVCEFTAIGSYYLDECAWDGSSDEVVDSSGNGYDGTAVNGVTTVADGQVCRAGEFADNGYLALPEFPDLITDFTITAWIKTGDRAEHGQRVFADDEQNSHGYALSLGDGGAGLLRFYSRGISPVSLDTTVVIADDTWYFVAGVADITNQLRHIYVFDVSGSLVHHVSGIFTGTWGSDSGTASIGGETNNGETWNRFIGNLDEVQVFTGAIDESGLRVVLHQSHGCSCIAPLADYHFDECYWDGSASEVLDASGNAHDGTAKNGVTTVAAGQVCRSGEFDSGSSQYVDLGTGFSPGSSNWTVSVWFKWDGSGGENIIYNKETLFEARVQSGHFQYAWQPHWYWDGGSSFPVTAGEWTHAVVTYDGSSQRVYKNGVLLVYERAQSGAMGSNGNKLLVGARGSTSPRNFFGGQIDEVLIYSEALSGTQISDLYTNQQAGKNQDGSDRICSSCSSVDHFIITDEDDDQQALACRAELITIQAVDVNDNVISGYTGTVSLTADNGALWYDTLSSLVNDDPPQGSWTDNGHSSAGYSFVAVDNGQIKLWLRDSDIPAGQDSEVVRIEVVDGSATGALNLTYNKDGFLLVWDNPGNTVQLSGKPSDQGWNGQNIVLQAVQVNPTTGACESLLDGSISVQAKITYLDPPAGIEPLNLNGTEVDEDWTAVSLDFDQGEAPLVLQYDDAGQLQLEIRYDSDGDGVFDMSCVNNPVIIFRPLGFYIFTTTANGLADNGADSSVFVKAGTSFNLSAQAILWQQSDDTDNDGISDAAANLADNGVTPNYQAGGNPVSHSLVDPVGGSYGSLGSTSMNLVNGLGAVDDQTFSEVGIIALTVTDADYLGSGAAITGTSSNIGRFIPDHFDVQSSGVSLAPFCNNFTYLGQNFGYQDAPQITITARNSNNEETQNYRDDFFKLATTLTPVYGNNVSGRSLNVTPDDISLAAVSSQTITVTDTFSYLREVTPPFDADFDLTLAVADSDGVFYGSDGNFVIYTIGGIQLRSGRLLIYDNYGLETEDITHSPFNTQYWDGSWQVNEDDDCTSGIAFDSLRAHISSNPDVTDGVGYLMVDKPAGANPETITVCPVAPAWLSCSTSECCGTFTFGIYRGNDRLILKMEVPE